GGTCTGTCGTACCTGGATCTGCCGAGCGTCATGAACCAGACCATGAAGGTCGTCGGCATCGAGGGGGAGTTCACGAACTTCGCGCAGGCGAAGACCTGGGGGATGATCGCCGCGATCGTCCTCGTCGTCGGATGGTCGATCACCGCCGCGCTCTCGATCCGACGCCTGCGTCGTGGCCGCCTCACCTGGTGGCTCCCGATCGTCGGAGCGATCGTCACCATGGGCGTGGTCTCCGTCTGCATCGCGGTGCCGATGATGAGTGACCCCGCCTTCGTCGCCCACCTCGAGCAGATGACGACCCCCTGACCTCAGCCGGTCGGCGTCGACGTACGCCGACC
The DNA window shown above is from Microbacterium maritypicum and carries:
- a CDS encoding DUF6264 family protein, which gives rise to MSDQRPQYGELATPEEQRRAAGLPPLDEVVIAPPSAPLPPAVQAGNPVNESSTKRSHPVDRFATIVMLAYGLINVVITGLSYLDLPSVMNQTMKVVGIEGEFTNFAQAKTWGMIAAIVLVVGWSITAALSIRRLRRGRLTWWLPIVGAIVTMGVVSVCIAVPMMSDPAFVAHLEQMTTP